A region of the Candidatus Zixiibacteriota bacterium genome:
CTGCAAGAACTCACGAAGAAACGTAAAAAGCCCATGCGGGTGTAAGAGAAATAATGAGTGTTGCCGGGGGTACATTCGAAGATTAATTTCCAGTTCCCGAAATAAAAGTTGATCTACTGTAATTAGATTTGACAATTGTTATGGCGTGACTAACTTAAAAAGTGGTATAATAACGAGGGGCAGGACCAAGTGAGGATGTGAACAAGTTAGCCGCAAGCACGTCTCGTCAAGTAATAACAATCAATTCTCATCAACCGAAAGGAGCAAACATGTCACGGACAGCAATTCTTGTGACAATCTTGACATTGATAGTCTTGGGTGGGTGTGATTCGGATACAACACACCAAAACGCCGGTGAAGAAATTATTGCTCTCGAGCGCAGTGCGCTGGACAAGTGGTCGCAGGGCAATACACATGGGTACATTGACATTAGTGCAGACGATGTTACTTGGTTCGACTTCATGCCGGGTGCGCAGCCGAGGATAGAAGGTCTCGAGGCAGTCCGCAACTACTTGGCATCTTTTGCGGGGCAGATTCCACCTCACACATATGACATTG
Encoded here:
- a CDS encoding DUF4440 domain-containing protein, with protein sequence MNKLAASTSRQVITINSHQPKGANMSRTAILVTILTLIVLGGCDSDTTHQNAGEEIIALERSALDKWSQGNTHGYIDISADDVTWFDFMPGAQPRIEGLEAVRNYLASFAGQIPPHTYDIVNPKVQVYGNTAILTFHWKASTTDGKALEGWKVTSVYHWKNGKWSMVHAHWSIVQGA